Within the Achromobacter spanius genome, the region GCGGGCAGCGCGCAGGCTGCACAAGGAGCAGGGCAATGACGGGAATGGGGCCGGCATTAAGCCTGGAAGGCGTGGCCAGCGGCTACAAAGGCTCGGTGGTGCTGAACGATGTGTCGCTGTCGGTCGAGCGGGGCGCCTGCGTGGCGCTGCTGGGCAAGAACGGCATGGGAAAAAGCACACTGCTCAAGACCATCATGGGGTACCTGCCCAAGCTGCGCGGTCGTGTCAGCGTGGGTGGGGTGGACACCACGCGCTTGCGCCCGCACGAAGTGGCGCGCTGCGGCGTTGCCTACGCGGCGCAGGAGCAGCCCCTGTTTCCCGACCTGAGCATCCGCGACAACCTGCGCCTGGGCCTGCCGCGGGAGAGTCTCTTCGACGAGCGCTTTGCCGACATCGTCGAGCTCTTCCCGGTGTTCGCGACTCGGCTGCGCCAGCACGCCGGCACCTTGTCGGGCGGAGAGCAGAAGATGCTGCTGGTGGCGCGCGGGCTGATGCAACGGCCCGATTTGTTGCTGCTCGATGAAATCACCGAAGGGCTGCAACCATCGGTGATCGAACGGCTGGGCCGCGCCCTGAACTGGGAGCGAGAACGGCGCGGCACGACCCTGTTCATCGTCGAACAGAACGTGGCGTTTGCGTTGGACGTGGCCGACCGCTATCTGGTGCTCAAGCAGGGCGCCATCGTGGACGAGGGCGATGCTGGTGCGCCCCAGGCCATCGGCAATATCATTGACCATCTCAAGGTATGAACGCCGCCATGTCGGTTGTCGCCATGGCCAGCCTGCGGGTTTTACGCTTAAGGACGTCATCATGACCTCGCTCCAGGACAAGGACGCAGACCGGCCCGGGTGGCGCATCGGCGTGCTGTATTCGCGCAGCGGCGTCACGGGCACGACCGAGTCGCAGCATTTCTTCGGGACGGTGCTGGCCGTGGAAGAGATCAACGCCTTGGGCGGCGTGCTGGGCCGGCCATTGGAACCGGTGGTGTACGACCCGCGCAGCGACGCCGAGGAGTACCGGCGCCTGGCGGCCCGCCTGCTGCTGGACGACGAAGTCAGCGTTATTTTCGGCGGCTGCACCTCGCATTGCCGCAAAGCGATGCTGCCCGTGGTGGAGCGCAGCAACTCCCTGCTGTGGTACGGCTCGGTCTACGAAGGCTTCGAGTATTCGCCCAACGTCATCTACACCGGGGCGGCGCCCAACCAGGGCAGCATGCAGTTGGCCGCATACCTGATCCAGCACTGCGGCTCGCGCATTTTTCTGGTGGGGGCGGACTACATCTACCCGCGTGAAACGAACCGCATCATGCGCGAGACCGTGGAGGAGCACGGCGGGGAGATCCTGGACGAGACCTATCTGGCCTTGGGCTGCGATGAAAGCGACATCATCGACGTGGTGGCGGACATCCGGCGCATCCAGCCGGATGTGGTGTTTT harbors:
- a CDS encoding ABC transporter ATP-binding protein encodes the protein MTGMGPALSLEGVASGYKGSVVLNDVSLSVERGACVALLGKNGMGKSTLLKTIMGYLPKLRGRVSVGGVDTTRLRPHEVARCGVAYAAQEQPLFPDLSIRDNLRLGLPRESLFDERFADIVELFPVFATRLRQHAGTLSGGEQKMLLVARGLMQRPDLLLLDEITEGLQPSVIERLGRALNWERERRGTTLFIVEQNVAFALDVADRYLVLKQGAIVDEGDAGAPQAIGNIIDHLKV
- a CDS encoding transporter substrate-binding domain-containing protein, with product MTSLQDKDADRPGWRIGVLYSRSGVTGTTESQHFFGTVLAVEEINALGGVLGRPLEPVVYDPRSDAEEYRRLAARLLLDDEVSVIFGGCTSHCRKAMLPVVERSNSLLWYGSVYEGFEYSPNVIYTGAAPNQGSMQLAAYLIQHCGSRIFLVGADYIYPRETNRIMRETVEEHGGEILDETYLALGCDESDIIDVVADIRRIQPDVVFSTLIGDDAQRFYRRYHEACQQAGAETAHIPIASLTMAESEVAEIGPRLCVGHITAATYFNTVDTPANQHFLARWRDRFGERPASVYAETCYSQVHLFARALQRVGSMDTRKLVRAVHQVQFDAPDGQMSILAENNHCVLTPRIGVCRADGRFDIVWESDQPVKPDPYLTAFGLDDFWLK